The Bos mutus isolate GX-2022 chromosome 7, NWIPB_WYAK_1.1, whole genome shotgun sequence genome window below encodes:
- the IK gene encoding protein Red, protein MPERDSEPFSNPLAPDGHDVDDPHSFHQSKLTNEDFRKLLMTPRAAPTSAPPSKSRHHEMPREYNEDEDPAARRRKKKSYYAKLRQQEIERERELAEKYRDRAKERRDGVNKDYEETELISTTANYRAVGPTAEADKSAAEKRRQLIQESKFLGGDMEHTHLVKGLDFALLQKVRAEIASKEKEEEEMMEKPQKETKKDEDPENKIEFKTRLGRNVYRMLFKSKAYERNELFLPGRMAYVVDLDDEYADTDIPTTLIRSKADCPTMEAQTTLTTNDIVISKLTQILSYLRQGTRNKKLKKKDKGKMEEKKPPEADMNIFEDIGDYVPSTTKTPRDKERERYRERERDRERDRDRDRERERERDRERERDREREEEKKRHSYFEKPKVDDEPMDVDKGPASAKELIKSINEKFAGSAGWEGTESLKKPEDKKQLGDFFGMSNSYAECYPATMDDMAVDSDEEVDYSKMDQGNKKGPLGRWDFDTQEEYSEYMNNKEALPKAAFQYGIKMSEGRKTRRFKETNDKAELDRQWKKISAIIEKRKKMEADGVEVKRPKY, encoded by the exons GCGAGCCATTCTCCAATCCCTTGGCTCCAGATGGCCACGATGTGGACGATCCTCACTCCTTCCACCA ATCAAAACTCACTAATGAAGACTTCAGGAAACTTCTTATGACCCCAAGGGCTGCACCTACCTCTGCACCACCCTCTAAGTCACGTCACCATGA GATGCCAAGGGAGTACAATGAGGATGAAGATCCAGCTGCacgaaggagaaaaaagaaaag TTACTATGCCAAGCTTCGCCAACAagaaattgagagagagagagaactagcAGAGAAGTACCGGGACCGTGCCAAAGAACGGCGGGATGGCGTGAACAAAGATTATGAGGAAACGGAACTGATCAGCACCACGGCTAACTACAGGGCTGTGGGCCCCACTGCTGAGGC ggaCAAATCAGCTGCAGAGAAAAGAAGACAGTTGATCCAGGAGTCTAAATTCTTGGGTGGTGACATGGAACACACCCATTTGGTGAAAGGCTTGGATTTTGCTCTGCTTCAAAAG GTACGAGCTGAAATTGCcagcaaagagaaagaggaggaagaaatgatGGAAAAGCCCCAGAAGGAAACTAA gAAAGATGAGGAtcctgaaaataaaattgaatttaaaacacGTTTGG GCCGAAATGTTTACCGCATGCTCTTCAAGAGCAAAGCATATGAGCGGAATGAGCTGTTTCTTCCAGGCCGCATGGCCTATGTGGTAGACCTAGATGATGAGTACGCTGACACAGACATCCCCACTACTCTTATCCGCAGCAAAGCTGATTGCCCCACCATGGAG GCCCAGACCACACTGACTACAAATGACATTGTCATCAGCAAGCTCACCCAGATCCTTTCCTACCTGAGGCAGGGTACCCGCAACAAGAAGctcaaaaagaaagataaag ggaaaatggaagagaagaaaCCCCCGGAAGCTGACATGAA TATATTTGAAGATATTGGGGATTATGTGCCCTCCACAACCAAGACTCCTCGAGACAAGGAGCGGGAGAGATACCGGGAACGGGAGCGTGAtcgggagagagacagagaccgTGACAGAGAACGGGAGCGAGAACGAGACCGAGAGCGGGAGCGGGACCGAGAAcgagaagaagagaagaagaggCACAGCTACTTTGAGAAGCCAAAAGTGGACGATGAG ccCATGGATGTTGACAAAG GACCCGCATCTGCCAAGGAGTTGATCAAGTCTATCAATGAAAAGTTTGCAGGATCTGCTGGCTGGGAAGGCACTGAATC GCTGAAGAAGCCAGAGGACAAGAAGCAGCTGGGAGATTTCTTTGGCATGTCCAATAGCTATGCTGAGTGCTATCCAGCCAC GATGGATGACATGGCTGTGGACAGTGATGAGGAGGTGGATTATAGCAAAATGGACCAG GGTAACAAGAAAGGTCCTTTAGGCCGCTGGGACTTTGACACCCAGGAGGAATATAGCGAGTATATGAACAACAAGGAGGCTTTGCCCAA agcTGCATTCCAATATGGCATCAAGATGTCCGAAGGGCGGAAAACCAGGCGCTTCAAGGAAACCAATGACAAAGCAGAGCTTGATCGCCAGTGGAAAAAGATTAGTGCG ATCattgagaagaggaagaagatggaaGCTGATGG AGTTGAAGTGAAAAGACCAAAATACTAA
- the WDR55 gene encoding WD repeat-containing protein 55, with the protein MDRMCEERAAEDGSDEEDPDATEAPARIRDTPEDIVLEAPASGLAFHPARDLLAAGDVDGDVFVFSYSCQEGETKELWSSGHHLKSCRAVVFSEDGQKLVTVSKDKAIHFLDVELGRLERRISKAHGAPINSLLLVDENVLATGDDTGGIRLWDQRKEGPLMDMRQHEEYIADMALDPDKKLLLTASGDGCLGVFNIKRRRFELLSEPQSGDLTSVTLMKYGRKVACGSSEGTIYLFNWDGFGATSDRFALRAESIDCMVPVTESLLCAGSTDGVIRAVNILPNRVVGSVGQHAEEPVENLALSHCGCFLASSGHDQRLKFWDMAQLRALVVDDYRRRKKKGGPLRALSSKAWSTDDFFAGLREEGEDAKTLEEEESEDDSD; encoded by the exons ATGGACCGCATGTGTGAGGAGAGGGCCGCGGAGGATGGGAGCGACGAGGAGGATCCCGACGCCACGGAAGCCCCAGCCCGGATCCGGGACACTCCGGAAGATATCGTCTTGGAGGCTCCGGCTAGTGGGCTGGCGTTCCATCCGGCCCGCGACCTTTTGGCAGCGGGGGACGTGGACGGGGACGTGTTTGT CTTTTCCTACTCCTGCCAAGAGGGAGAAACCAAGGAGCTCTGGTCCTCAGGTCACCACCTCAAGTCCTGTCGAGCCGTTGTCTTCTCTGAAGATGGGCAGA AACTTGTTACTGTCTCCAAGGACAAAGCCATCCATTTTCTAGATGTGGAGCTGGGCCGACTGGAAAGACGCATTTCCAAGGCTCATGG TGCCCCCATCAACAGTCTGCTGCTGGTGGATGAGAATGTTCTGGCCACTGGGGATGATACAGGTGGCATCCGCCTCTGGGACCAAAGGAAGGAGGGCCCCTTAATGGATATGCGGCAGCATGAGGAGTACATTGCTGACATGGCTCTGGATCCCGACAAGAAACTGCTGCTGACAGCCAG TGGAGATGGCTGCCTCGGTGTCTTCAACATCAAGCGACGCCGGTTTGAGttgctctctgagccccagtctgGAGACCTCACCTCTGTTACACTTATGAAA TATGGGAGGAAGGTGGCATGTGGCTCCAGTGAAGGTACCATCTACCTCTTCAACTGGGATGGCTTTGGGGCCACAAGTGACCGCTTTGCCTTGAGAGCCGAGTCCATTGACTGCATGGTTCCAGTGACAGAGAGTCTGCTGTGTGCTGGCTCTACTGATGGAGTCATCAG GGCTGTCAACATCCTGCCGAACCGAGTGGTAGGCAGTGTGGGCCAGCATGCTGAGGAGCCTGTAGAGAACTTAGCTCTCTCCCACTGCGGCTGTTTCCTGGCCAGCAGTGGCCATGACCAGCGACTCAAGTTTTGGGACATGGCCCAGCTGCGGGCTCTGGTGGTGGATGACTACCGCCGACGCAAGAAAAAGGGAGGACCACTGCGGGCACTGAGCAGCAAGGCCTGGAGCACTGATGACTTCTTTGCAGGActgagggaagagggagaggatgCCAAAactctggaggaggaggagagtgagGATGACAGTGACTGA
- the DND1 gene encoding dead end protein homolog 1, whose protein sequence is MQSKRECELWCERVNPENKAALEAWVRETGIRLVQVNGQRKYGGPPPGWVGSPPPAGSEVFIGRLPQDVYEHQLIPLFQRVGRLYEFRLMMTFSGLNRGFAYARYSSRRGAQAAIATLHNHLLRPSCPLLVCRSTEKCELSVDGLPPGLSHRALLRALQPLGPGLQEALLLPSPGPTPAQIALLKFSSHRAAAMAKKALVEGQSHLCGEQVAVEWLKPDLKQRLRQQLMGTSLQCLQPEGSRLALARDQGLEFQGSQVALQLLCQRMKLGSPVFLTKCLGTSPAGWHRFWYQVVIPGHPVPFSGLIWVVLTPDGQDGHEVAKDAVSARLLEAMSESRASLLWSTGAEAGGTMVQQ, encoded by the exons atgCAGTCCAAACGCGAATGTGAG CTGTGGTGTGAGAGGGTGAATCCCGAAAACAAGGCGGCGTTGGAGGCGTGGGTCAGGGAGACGGGCATCCGGCTGGTGCAGGTGAACGGGCAGAGAAAGTATGGCGGGCCACCCCCAG GATGGGTGGGCAGCCCGCCGCCGGCCGGGTCGGAGGTGTTTATCGGGCGGCTGCCCCAGGACGTGTACGAGCACCAGCTGATTCCACTGTTCCAGCGCGTGGGCCGCCTCTACGAGTTTCGTCTGATGATGACCTTCAGCGGCCTGAACCGCGGCTTCGCTTACGCCCGCTACAGCTCGCGGCGCGGCGCCCAAGCCGCCATCGCCACGCTGCACAACCACCTGCTGCGGCCGTCCTGCCCGCTGCTCGTGTGCCGCAGCACCGAGAAGTGCGAGCTGAGCGTGGACGGGCTGCCGCCGGGCCTGAGCCACCGCGCGCTACTCCGCGCGCTGCAGCCGCTGGGACCCGGCCTGCAGGAGGCGCTGCTGCTGCCTAGCCCTGGGCCGACGCCCGCACAGATCGCACTGCTCAAGTTCAGCTCGCACCGGGCCGCAGCCATGGCCAAAAAGGCCCTGGTGGAAG GGCAGTCCCATCTCTGTGGAGAACAGGTGGCTGTGGAGTGGCTTAAGCCAGACCTGAAGCAGCGACTCCGCCAGCAGCTCATGGGTACCTCGCTACAGTGCCTACAGCCTGAGGGCAGCCGATTAGCCCTGGCCAGGGACCAGGGGCTCGAGTTCCAAGGGTCTCAGGTTGCCTTGCAGCTGCTGTGCCAACGGATGAAGCTGGGCAGCCCAGTGTTCCTCACCAAGTGTTTGGGCACAAGCCCTGCTGGCTGGCACCGCTTCTGGTACCAGGTGGTGATCCCTGGGCATCCGGTGCCCTTCAGTGGCCTCATCTGGGTTGTGCTGACCCCAGATGGCCAGGATGGGCATGAGGTGGCTAAGGATGCAGTATCTGCACGGCTGCTGGAAGCAATGAGTGAGTCTAGGGCCAGCCTCCTTTGGTCTACTGGGGCTGAGGCAGGAGGTACCATGGTTCAACAGTGA
- the HARS1 gene encoding histidine--tRNA ligase, cytoplasmic, which translates to MADRAALEDLVRVQGERVRGLKQQKASAEQIEEEVAKLLKLKAQLGPDEGKPKFVLKTPKGTRDYSPRQMAVREKVFDVIISCFKRHGAEVIDTPVFELKETLTGKYGEDSKLIYDLKDQGGELLSLRYDLTVPFARYLAMNKLTNIKRYHIAKVYRRDNPAMTRGRYREFYQCDFDIAGQFDPMLPDAECLKIMCEILSSLQIGDFLVKVNDRRILDGMFAICGVSDSKFRTICSSVDKLDKVSWEEVKNEMVGEKGLAPEVADRIGDYVQQHGGVSLVEQLLQDPKLSQNKQALEGLGDLKLLFEYLTLFGIADKISFDLSLARGLDYYTGVIYEAVLLQPPARAGEEPLGVGSVAAGGRYDGLVGMFDPKGRKVPCVGLSIGVERIFSIVEQRLEALEEKVRTTETQVLVASAQKKLLEERLKLISELWDAGIKAELLYKKNPKLLNQLQYCEETGIPLVAIIGEQELKDGVIKLRSVASREEVDVRREDLVEEIKRRTSQPLCIC; encoded by the exons ATGGCTGATCGTGCGGCGCTGGAGGATCTGGTGCGAGTTCAGGGAGAGCGTGTGCGGGGCCTTAAGCAGCAGAAGGCCAGCGCGGAGCAG ATCGAGGAGGAGGTGGCAAAACTACTGAAACTGAAGGCACAGCTGGGCCCTGATGAAGGAAAACCGAAGTTTGTGCTCAAAACCCCCAAG GGCACAAGAGATTATAGTCCCCGGCAGATGGCAGTTCGAGAGAAGGTGTTTGATGTAATCATCAGCTGCTTCAAGCGCCATGGTGCAGAAGTGATTGATACACCTGTATTTGAACTAAAG gaaACACTGACTGGAAAGTATGGAGAAGACTCTAAGCTTATCTATGACTTGAAGGACCAGGGTGGGGAGCTGCTCTCTCTTCGATATGACCTCACT GTTCCTTTTGCTCGATACTTGGCAATGAATAAACTGACCAACATTAAACGCTACCACATAGCAAAAGTATATCGGCGGGATAACCCAGCCATGACCCGAGGCCGATATCGGGAATTCTACCAATGT GATTTTGACATTGCTGGGCAGTTTGACCCCATGCTTCCTGatgcagagtgcctgaagatcatGTGTGAGATCCTGAGTTCACTCCAGATTGGCGACTTCCTGGTCAAG GTGAATGATCGGCGCATCTTAGATGGGATGTTTGCCATCTGTGGTGTTTCAGATAGCAAGTTCCGCACCATCTGCTCCTCAGTGGACAAGCTGGACAAG GTGTCCTGGGAGGAAGTAAAGAATGAGATGGTAGGAGAGAAGGGCCTGGCACCTGAGGTGGCTGACCGCATTGGGGACTACGTCCAGCAACACG GTGGAGTATCCCTGGTGGAACAGCTGCTCCAGGATCCTAAACTGTCCCAGAACAAGCAGGCCCTCGAGGGCCTGGGAGACCTGAAGCTGCTATTTGAGTATCTGACCTTGTTTGGCATTGCTGACAAG ATCTCCTTCGACCTGAGCCTTGCTCGAGGACTGGACTACTATACCGGCGTGATCTATGAGGCAGTGCTGCTACAGCCCCCAGCCCGAGCAGGGGAAGAACCCCTGGGTGTGGGCAGCGTGGCTGCTGGAGGGCGCTATGATGGGCTGGTGGGCATGTTTGATCCCAAAGGGCGCAAGGTGCCCTGTGTGGGGCTCAGCATTGGAGTAGAGCGGATCTTTTCCATCGTGGAGCAGAGGCTGGAG GCCTTGGAGGAGAAGGTACGGACCACAGAGACACAGGTGCTTGTGGCATCTGCACAGAAGAAGCTGCTGGAAGAGAGACTGAAGCTCATCTCAGAGTTATGGGATGCTGGGATCAAG GCAGAACTGCTCTACAAAAAGAACCCCAAGTTACTGAATCAGCTGCAGTACTGTGAGGAGACAGGCATCCCACTGGTGGCCATCATTGGTGAGCAAGAGCTCAAGGATGGGGTCATCAAGCTGCGCTCAGTGGCCAGCAGGGAAGAG GTGGACGTCCGAAGAGAAGACCTTGTGGAGGAAATCAAAAGGAGAACAAGCCAGCCGCTTTGCATCTGCTGA